The genomic window TTCGCCCAGGCGCAGGACAGCGTCGCCTACCCCCGTGACTTCGGCACCCCGGCCTATCAGGCGCCGCAGGGCGCCAACGTGCTGGGCGGTGGCGAGGCCCGGCTGGTCGGCAATGGTGAGGACGCCCGCGTCGAATACACCGGCCCCGTCCGCGGCCAGGCGCCGATCTACTCGCACATCGTGGGCTCGGGCGAGGATGCGCGCATCATCTACAGCGCCTCCCCGGACCGCGCGACGGCATTGAGCGAGGCCGAGCGCGCGACGCGCGGCCAGCGCGGCTGACGCGCCGGGCCACCGGCTCAAGGGGGCGGCGGGGCGAAGGCCTCGCCGCCCCTTTCGCGTTCAGCCCTTGCTGACGCCCCAGAAGAAGGGCACCGGCGCGTTGACGATGCCCTGCACATTCCGCCGGAAGGCGGTGGGTTGGATGATGGTGCCCAGCGGCACGAAGGGCACGCTCTCGAAGGCCCGCGCCTGCAGCGCCATGGCGATGCGCTGGCCCTCGGCCGGGTCGGTGGCGGCGATGAACTGCGTGCGCAGGCTTTCGATCTCGGGGTCCGTCGGCCAGCCGGCCCAGGCGGGGGCGCCATGGGCGCGCAGCGGCAGGTGCAGCGCCGGCCCCGCGACATCCAGCCCCACCCAGGAGGTGTGGAAGATGCTCCACCCACCCCGGTCCGGCGGGTTGCGGTTGGCGCGGCGGGCCAGCAGGGCGGACCAGTCGGTCGCCACCAGCTCGACGTTCATGCCCATGCGGCGCAGCAGGTCGGCCGTCACCTGCGACATCTGGCTGTTGGCCGGGTTGTCCATGGCGGCCAGGATCACCACCGGCTCATTGTTGTAGCCGGCCTCGCGCAGCGCCGCGCGGCCGCGCTCCAGGTTGCCCGGCATCACCCCCGCGCCCTGGTCCGTGCCGAGCGGCGTGCCGCAGGCATACATGCTGCGGCACAGCGCCGAATATCGCGGGTTGCCCACCACCGCATCGAGATAGGCCTGCTGGTCCGTCGCCATCAGCACGGCGCGGCGGATGGCCGGGTTGTCGAAGGGCGGATGCAGCTGGTTGAAGCGGATCATCATCAGGGACCCCATCGGGTCCGTGATCTCGATGCGGATGTTGCGGTTGCGGGAGATGATGGGCAGCAGGTCGAAGCTGGGCTGCTCATACCAGTCCACCTCGCCCGTCTGCAGCGCATTGGCGGAGGTGGAGGCATCGG from Roseococcus microcysteis includes these protein-coding regions:
- a CDS encoding ABC transporter substrate-binding protein, whose protein sequence is MATSRRAFLAGTGLAALSTPALSQGAAARALRFIPHANLGAVDPVATSGYIVRNYGFMVYDTLFAVDTDFKVQPQMVESHETSADGRTWRFRLREGLRFHDNEPVRAVDAIASIKRWGARDTMGQTLMTVMDEMRATSDRDFEMRLKQPFPLMLESLGKLSTQALFVVPERVGNSDPQVPNNETVGSGPFRFMRNEWVPGSLAAFEKFAGYVPRAEPSSGAAGGKQVLVDRVEWRIIPDASTSANALQTGEVDWYEQPSFDLLPIISRNRNIRIEITDPMGSLMMIRFNQLHPPFDNPAIRRAVLMATDQQAYLDAVVGNPRYSALCRSMYACGTPLGTDQGAGVMPGNLERGRAALREAGYNNEPVVILAAMDNPANSQMSQVTADLLRRMGMNVELVATDWSALLARRANRNPPDRGGWSIFHTSWVGLDVAGPALHLPLRAHGAPAWAGWPTDPEIESLRTQFIAATDPAEGQRIAMALQARAFESVPFVPLGTIIQPTAFRRNVQGIVNAPVPFFWGVSKG